A section of the Cuniculiplasma divulgatum genome encodes:
- a CDS encoding 30S ribosomal protein S7 — MVDLKILGEYAINEVQVHDEGLSKYINLTSNVNLHSGGRFSSYSAGKRNVNTVERLLNKLMRSEKWTGKKYSAYRVLKEAFELIAEKTKQNPVQLLINAIENAAPREEVTRLKYGGIAVPKAVDVSPSRRVDVALRNIAIGATNASFKSKKAIANCLADEIMNAARNDASSFAVNKKEEIERIAASAR; from the coding sequence ATGGTAGACCTTAAAATCCTGGGTGAATATGCAATAAATGAGGTGCAGGTTCATGATGAGGGCCTATCCAAATACATAAACCTCACCAGCAACGTGAACCTCCACAGCGGTGGCAGATTCTCCAGCTATTCAGCAGGAAAGAGAAATGTGAACACGGTGGAGAGGCTCCTGAACAAGCTAATGAGATCCGAGAAATGGACCGGGAAGAAGTACAGCGCATACAGAGTCCTGAAGGAAGCCTTCGAGTTGATCGCTGAGAAGACAAAGCAGAACCCGGTACAGCTCCTGATCAATGCAATAGAGAATGCAGCTCCAAGGGAAGAGGTCACTAGGCTCAAATACGGCGGAATAGCAGTACCAAAGGCAGTGGACGTTTCACCATCCAGAAGGGTTGACGTTGCCCTCAGGAACATCGCAATCGGGGCCACAAATGCATCATTCAAGAGCAAGAAGGCAATAGCCAACTGCCTTGCGGATGAGATCATGAACGCTGCCAGAAATGACGCCTCCTCCTTCGCGGTGAACAAGAAAGAGGAAATTGAGAGAATAGCGGCATCTGCCAGATAA
- a CDS encoding UPF0179 family protein, which yields MAKISLIGIDLAKEGLEFRFVGPLVGCAECRIKNVCFNLEPGRKYRITKVRDKENPCFVYDQDKVSTIEVEELPEYVNLQAGRKLQEGSSVTMKSMDCDHFTCPHIETCNLIHMREGSKVTIKKVEEKIECPKGYNMKRVLVNFH from the coding sequence ATGGCTAAAATTTCATTAATAGGAATCGATCTTGCAAAGGAGGGTCTGGAGTTCAGGTTTGTTGGACCCCTTGTAGGCTGTGCTGAGTGCAGGATAAAGAACGTGTGCTTCAACCTTGAACCGGGCCGGAAATACAGGATAACAAAGGTCAGGGACAAGGAAAATCCATGCTTTGTATATGATCAGGACAAGGTTTCCACAATTGAGGTCGAAGAGCTTCCCGAGTACGTCAATCTCCAGGCCGGAAGGAAGCTTCAGGAAGGATCATCTGTGACCATGAAGTCCATGGATTGCGATCATTTCACATGTCCCCATATCGAGACCTGCAATCTTATCCACATGAGGGAGGGCTCCAAGGTAACCATCAAGAAAGTTGAGGAAAAGATCGAGTGCCCCAAGGGATACAACATGAAAAGGGTACTGGTAAATTTTCACTGA
- a CDS encoding hemerythrin domain-containing protein: MSLMDNLKFKGSDATQMLRNQHKITVGISEGFIANEVKLEDFVGHVDYAISVHFRLEEEILIPVLSPLLRQYLEFEEPIRIIRGEHVSIKSLYNTLYRSISFEAEDTAATSEEVLNKSGLIAKTLLQHIFKEENGLFGMADLYIPEQQREKIQSDLERKNEEYHQSYISAHGRTK; the protein is encoded by the coding sequence ATGTCTCTGATGGACAATCTCAAATTCAAGGGATCAGATGCAACCCAGATGCTGAGGAATCAGCATAAGATCACTGTTGGTATTTCTGAAGGCTTCATTGCGAATGAAGTCAAACTGGAGGATTTTGTTGGGCATGTTGATTATGCAATCTCTGTTCATTTCAGGCTGGAAGAGGAGATACTCATCCCCGTCCTGAGCCCTCTCCTGAGGCAGTACCTGGAGTTCGAGGAGCCCATCCGCATAATAAGGGGTGAGCATGTCTCAATAAAGTCGCTTTACAACACACTTTACAGATCAATATCATTCGAGGCAGAAGATACGGCAGCTACATCTGAGGAGGTACTGAACAAATCAGGCCTGATTGCAAAGACCCTCCTTCAGCATATTTTCAAGGAGGAAAACGGGCTTTTCGGCATGGCAGATCTGTATATACCTGAGCAGCAGAGGGAGAAGATACAGTCCGACCTCGAAAGGAAGAATGAGGAATACCACCAGTCTTACATTTCTGCCCATGGCAGGACGAAATGA
- a CDS encoding hemerythrin domain-containing protein, translating into MADVAEVLMIEHEAIRHISRFITPSSELSLADFHKYLKAVHIEIEEKIVFPAIEKKLPEGRKDMVSTIEQIKADHKLIDTLAGNIAKWQDKGDTDLVNERFPLYLRLLKDHNLSEDRLVFPWWKELDLREVKSAIKEAEAIIDSFGRENYMEIIGLSPESFVYMFE; encoded by the coding sequence ATGGCAGATGTTGCAGAAGTACTCATGATTGAGCATGAGGCAATCAGGCACATAAGCAGGTTCATCACACCAAGTTCGGAACTGAGCCTTGCTGATTTCCACAAATACCTGAAGGCAGTTCACATAGAAATAGAGGAAAAGATAGTGTTTCCGGCAATCGAGAAAAAGCTTCCGGAAGGCCGGAAGGACATGGTTTCAACCATTGAGCAGATCAAGGCGGATCACAAGCTCATCGACACCCTTGCTGGAAATATCGCTAAATGGCAGGATAAGGGGGACACTGATCTGGTCAATGAAAGGTTCCCACTGTACCTCCGGCTTCTCAAGGATCACAACCTGAGCGAGGATCGGCTTGTTTTTCCATGGTGGAAGGAGCTTGACCTCAGGGAAGTAAAATCAGCCATAAAGGAAGCGGAGGCAATAATAGATTCTTTCGGCAGGGAAAATTACATGGAAATAATCGGTCTTTCGCCGGAATCATTTGTGTACATGTTCGAATGA
- a CDS encoding cysteine hydrolase family protein, with protein sequence MIDVQLVWNDPSWGRRNNPDAEKVMSDALELWRENNLPVIHVRHDSRNPDSLLKAGKPGYEFKPEAMPVDGEPVIVKHVNSGFIGTDLEQRIRAQGIHDLFFAGITTDHCVSTTVRMAANLGFNVFVIEDACVTFDRKDLKGRTIRAEDVHSVSLASLNGEFATVLSFNDLSAVARS encoded by the coding sequence ATGATTGATGTGCAGCTGGTCTGGAACGATCCCTCATGGGGCAGGAGAAACAATCCGGACGCAGAGAAGGTGATGTCTGATGCCCTTGAACTCTGGAGGGAGAACAACCTGCCAGTTATTCACGTCAGGCATGATTCAAGAAACCCAGATTCCCTTCTTAAGGCGGGAAAACCTGGATATGAGTTCAAGCCAGAGGCTATGCCGGTTGATGGGGAACCAGTCATAGTTAAGCATGTGAACAGCGGATTCATAGGCACGGATCTGGAACAGCGCATAAGGGCGCAGGGAATTCACGATCTTTTCTTTGCCGGCATAACCACTGACCATTGCGTGAGCACCACTGTGAGGATGGCAGCCAACCTTGGATTCAATGTGTTTGTGATTGAGGATGCCTGCGTTACATTTGACCGGAAGGACCTGAAGGGCAGGACCATCAGGGCAGAGGATGTCCACAGTGTAAGCCTTGCATCGCTGAATGGGGAGTTCGCCACCGTACTGAGCTTCAATGATCTCTCGGCAGTGGCAAGAAGCTGA
- a CDS encoding 30S ribosomal protein S12: MANGENAGGKLKSVRKKFKWSDSKFKRRVLHLKKKSDPLEGAPSAKGIVIEKIGIEAKQPNSAIRKCVKLQLIKNGRQITAFAPGDGAINYIDEHDEVTVEGIRGRQGRSKGDIPGVRYKVSKVNGISLHELVKGRKEKTVR; this comes from the coding sequence TTGGCAAACGGAGAAAACGCTGGTGGAAAGTTAAAATCAGTAAGAAAGAAATTCAAGTGGTCAGATAGCAAATTCAAGCGGAGAGTGCTTCATCTCAAGAAGAAGAGCGACCCGCTGGAGGGCGCCCCTTCAGCTAAAGGCATAGTCATAGAAAAGATTGGGATTGAGGCTAAGCAGCCGAACTCTGCAATCAGGAAATGCGTGAAGCTTCAGCTCATAAAGAACGGAAGGCAGATTACGGCCTTCGCGCCAGGTGACGGTGCAATCAACTATATTGATGAGCACGACGAGGTCACCGTGGAAGGCATAAGGGGAAGGCAGGGAAGAAGTAAAGGAGATATCCCCGGAGTAAGGTACAAAGTTTCAAAGGTCAACGGAATATCGCTCCATGAGCTTGTGAAGGGTAGAAAGGAGAAGACGGTGAGATAA
- the ychF gene encoding YchF-related putative GTPase has translation MTVKIGLVGKPNVGKSTIFSAMTRSHADIANYPFTTLKPNVGVTYIETPCPHTEIGKQCNPREGYCENGIRHVPIEIIDVPGLIPGASQGKGMGNEFLDNLRDSEALCHIIDGSGLTAPDGTPIQARRKPWEDIDTIEGEIKQWLADRIYRDWEKFARKADSSGEKPDRSLHRKIASFGLTEKQVSLIFSRGSFPARFMLWTEEDAMRFSEVIFEFMKPVFRIANKADNMEPDSRDELLQKYPGLYLVSGEFELAFEKALKSGMIKGGPRDFEITGSASRQQSAALDRIREFFRDPGITLISQIMGMIVQEKLGYVIVFPVVDESTWEDNKGNVLPDALLMPSGSTALDLAFKIHTDIGEGFIRAVDCRTRRVIGKDHVLANSDIIRIVSKTR, from the coding sequence ATGACAGTAAAGATAGGCCTTGTCGGAAAACCAAACGTTGGGAAGTCCACGATTTTCTCTGCAATGACAAGGAGCCATGCTGATATTGCCAATTATCCATTCACAACACTGAAACCAAATGTGGGAGTGACCTACATAGAAACTCCATGTCCCCACACAGAAATCGGGAAACAGTGCAATCCGCGTGAGGGATACTGTGAAAATGGCATACGGCATGTGCCAATTGAGATCATAGATGTTCCCGGCCTGATTCCGGGCGCAAGCCAGGGAAAGGGCATGGGGAATGAGTTCCTGGACAATCTCCGGGATTCCGAGGCGCTCTGCCACATAATCGACGGATCCGGGCTCACAGCTCCGGACGGAACGCCCATCCAGGCCAGAAGGAAGCCCTGGGAAGACATAGACACCATAGAAGGTGAGATAAAGCAGTGGCTTGCTGACAGGATTTACAGGGACTGGGAGAAGTTTGCAAGGAAGGCGGATTCATCGGGTGAAAAACCTGATAGGTCCCTCCACAGGAAGATAGCATCCTTTGGACTGACAGAAAAGCAGGTTTCCCTGATTTTCTCAAGGGGATCATTCCCTGCCAGGTTCATGCTGTGGACCGAGGAAGATGCAATGCGATTCTCGGAGGTCATATTTGAGTTCATGAAGCCAGTGTTTCGGATTGCCAACAAAGCCGATAACATGGAACCTGATTCAAGGGATGAACTCTTACAGAAATATCCCGGGCTATACCTCGTTTCCGGAGAATTCGAGCTTGCCTTTGAGAAGGCACTGAAATCAGGAATGATTAAAGGTGGTCCAAGGGACTTTGAGATTACAGGCTCTGCAAGCAGGCAGCAGTCGGCGGCACTGGACCGAATCCGGGAATTCTTCAGGGACCCCGGCATAACGCTCATATCGCAAATAATGGGCATGATAGTCCAGGAAAAACTTGGCTACGTCATCGTATTCCCGGTCGTTGATGAAAGCACGTGGGAGGACAATAAGGGCAACGTGCTCCCGGATGCACTGCTTATGCCTTCAGGATCCACAGCGCTGGATCTTGCTTTCAAGATACATACTGATATCGGCGAGGGCTTCATCAGGGCTGTGGACTGCAGGACAAGGCGGGTCATAGGGAAAGACCATGTCCTGGCCAATTCTGACATAATAAGGATAGTCTCCAAGACCAGGTAG
- a CDS encoding amidohydrolase has translation MNDYVISLRREFHQIAELSFKEFQTSKMIAKKLDEIGLRPIPIAGTGIYCDISGKTQGRTVALRADIDALPLDEMSGDQFSSKNKGVMHACGHDAHIAMLLGVARKLAADPSFPGRVRLMFQPAEESPPGGAIEMIREGIMKGVDFVLGQHVISTLPAGTIGINFDYGAAISDEFFITITGPGGHGSRPHETSDVIYVTSLFIVSAQALISRMTDQTQPAVLTFGTIKAGDRFNIIASKSEISGTVRTYSKEIRDKIRDGLRDMLESLCNLHGAQFSFNYEEGYPALLNDRRVAEVVNQVAVKLVGKDHVVYPPPTMGGEDFSRFLEVAPGAFFRLGVGNPEKGITASQHSPRYRMDETALMLGVNVMTESALRLLLKGIPD, from the coding sequence TTGAATGATTACGTGATCTCACTCCGCAGAGAATTTCATCAAATTGCTGAACTCAGCTTCAAGGAATTCCAGACTTCAAAAATGATAGCAAAAAAGCTGGATGAGATTGGACTGAGACCCATACCCATTGCAGGGACTGGAATATACTGTGATATTAGCGGCAAAACTCAGGGCAGGACCGTGGCCTTAAGGGCTGACATAGACGCACTCCCCCTTGATGAAATGTCAGGAGACCAGTTTTCCTCGAAAAATAAGGGAGTGATGCACGCGTGCGGGCATGACGCTCACATAGCTATGTTGCTGGGTGTTGCCAGGAAACTTGCAGCAGATCCCTCATTTCCCGGACGTGTGAGGCTCATGTTTCAGCCTGCAGAAGAGTCACCACCTGGTGGGGCAATAGAGATGATAAGGGAGGGAATCATGAAAGGTGTTGACTTTGTACTGGGCCAGCATGTTATCTCAACCCTCCCGGCCGGAACCATAGGCATTAACTTCGACTACGGCGCTGCCATCTCAGACGAGTTTTTCATCACCATAACCGGACCGGGTGGACATGGCTCGAGACCCCATGAGACATCGGATGTGATATATGTTACCTCACTGTTCATAGTTTCAGCACAGGCGCTCATTTCCAGGATGACTGATCAGACACAGCCTGCAGTACTCACATTTGGCACCATAAAAGCCGGTGACAGATTCAACATAATAGCATCAAAGTCAGAAATCAGCGGTACTGTGAGAACATACAGCAAAGAGATACGTGATAAGATAAGGGACGGGCTCCGTGACATGCTGGAATCACTCTGCAATTTACATGGAGCACAGTTTAGCTTCAATTATGAGGAGGGATATCCTGCATTACTGAATGATCGGAGAGTTGCGGAGGTTGTGAACCAGGTTGCGGTCAAACTCGTCGGGAAGGATCATGTTGTATACCCGCCACCAACAATGGGAGGAGAGGATTTTTCCAGATTCCTTGAAGTTGCACCTGGCGCTTTTTTCAGACTTGGTGTTGGGAACCCGGAAAAGGGAATCACCGCATCACAACACAGTCCCAGATACAGGATGGATGAAACAGCCCTGATGCTTGGTGTTAATGTCATGACGGAAAGTGCCCTGAGACTTCTCCTTAAGGGTATTCCTGATTAA